The sequence below is a genomic window from Candidatus Methylomirabilota bacterium.
CGTTCGGCGCGAGCGTGTGCGGCACCCGGGACCAGCCGCGGCGCATGAACGCCCTCGGCTACCACGTCTGGATGATCCGCTTCCTCGCCTTCGTCTTCTCGGGCTTCTGGAGCGGCGTCGCCGGGCTGCTCTTCCTCTACTACAACCAGTTCGTGAGCCCGCAGGCGGTCGCGCTCACCGCCTCGGCCGAAGCGCTGCTGATGGTGATCTCGGGCGGCACGGGGACGCTGCTCGGGCCGATCGCCGGCGCCGCGCTGGTCGTCATCATGAAGAACGTCGCGAGCGCCTACATCGAGCGCTGGAACTTCGTGCTCGGCGCGATCTTCGTCGTCATCGTCGTCTTCATGCCCGAGGGGCTGGTGCCGGGCACGGCGCGCCTCGGGCGCTGGGCGCTCGCGGCGGTACGCCCGCGCGCGGCGCCGCGACTGGGCGCGCCGGGCCCGGAAGACGCGTAGGATAGGGAAACGCATGGCCCTGCGATTCGGCGTCTTCGACCACATCGAGCCGGTGCCGGGGCTGCGGCTCGATCGGATCTATCGCGAGCGTCTCCTCCAGATCGAGCGCCTCGACGCGGCCGGCTTCTACGCCTATCACCTGGCCGAGCACCACACGCCCGCGATCCATAGTCTCGCGCCGTCCCAGAACGTGTTCCTGGGCGCGGTGGCCCAGCGCACGAGGCACCTGCGCTTCGGCCCCTGCGTCTACGTGCTGCCGCTGCACCATCCGCTCCGCCTGATCGAGGAGATCAGCATGCTCGACAATCTGAGCGGCGGACGCCTGGAGATCGGCGTGGGCCGCGGCGGCGTCATGGAGGCCTACTTCTGGGGCCAGGAGGCCGACCCCGAGACCAACTACGCGCGGTATCTCGAGACGCTGGCGATCATCCGCGAAGGGCTCAGCCACGACCGGCTCACGTATGCCGGCCGCTTCCACAGCTTCGAGGATCTCCCGATGTATCTGCGCCCGTTGCAGACGCCGTATCCACCGCTCTGGTACATGCGCAATCCCGTGACCGCGGCGATGGACGGGATGCACACCATCATCGTCGGCTCGCTCGACGGCCTCGCCGTCGCGGTCCCGCGCTACCGCGCCACCTGGGAGGAGCATCAGGGCGTGGGCGCCCTGACGGTGCAGGGGGACGCGCCGATGATCGGCCTCGTCGTCCACCTGGTGGTGGCGGAGACGGACGACGAGGCGATCAGGATCGCGACGCCGGCCTGGGAGAAGTATCGCTGGAACCTCGCCGCCCCGCGCCGGCTCGAGGCGGAGAAGCGCGGGCTCAGCCAGTTCATGTCGACCAAAGACGGCTCGTTCGGCTTCGTCGGAGACCGCCCCACGGGGTTGCCGACCCGGGAGCTACGGCGGGACATCGACGCCGAGCTCGAGCGCTTCGACCAGCAGGCGGGCCGGCCCCATCCCAACCGCCTGGGCGGCGTGGCCCTGGCCGGCTCCCCGGCGGCGGTGCGGGAATACATGGACGAGTACCTGGCGACCGGGGCCAACTACTTCGTCTGCTCCTTCCAGTGGGGCGATCTCACCCACGAGCACGCGATGCGATCCATCGAGCTCTTCACGGCGGAAGTGATGCCCCGGTACACGCCGCGGTCCGTCGCGGCGCGCGCGCATCCCGCGCCTGACGCCCGATGAAGATCGCCGTCAAGGCGCGGAACGGGGCGCGCGACTTCGAGTGCGCCGCCGGGGAGAAGATCCTCCACGCCGCGCTCCGGGGCGGGGTCGAGCTGTCCTACGAGTGCGCCACGGGCACGTGCGGCACGTGCAAGGCCCGGCTGGTGAGCGGACGCGTCGAGAGCGAGTGGCCCGCCGCGCCGGGCACGCGGTATCTCAAGGGCGAGGCCGAGCTGCTCACGTGCCAGAGCGTGGCCCTGGACGATTGCGCCCTCGAGGTCGCGGCGTTGAAGTCGCGCGAGCCGGACGCCCCCGTGCCGCGTGCCCTGGCGGGGACCGTGCGCGGGCGCCGGCCCCTGACGCACGACGTGGTCGCCTTCGACCTCGACCTCGACGGCGCGCTCGATTTCGCCGCCGGCCAGTTCGCCCTCCTCACCGTGCCGGGGATCGCCGGGGCGCGCGCCTACTCCATGGTCAACTTCGACCGGCGCGCCGAGCGGCTGTCGTTCGTGGTGAAGAAGAAGCCCGGCGGCGCCGTGAGCGAGTGGCTCTTCGGCGACGGGGTCGAGGGCGCCCGCCTCGGCGTCTTCGCGCCGCTCGGCCACGCGACGTTCCATCCCCCGGTGCCGAGGCACGTCCTCTGCGTCGCGGGGGGCAGCGGGATCGCCGGCATGATGTCGATCCTCTCGCTCGCCTGCCGGGAGGCTCACTTCGCCGGCTGGGACGGGCACGTCTTCTTCGGCGTCCGCACCGCGCGCGACGGCTTTTTTCTCGACGAGCTGGAGGCGTTCCGGGCGCGGTACCCGGCGCGGCTCTCCGTGACCGTCGCGCTCTCGGACGAGGACGTGCCGGCCTCGCTGCCCGCCGCCTATCCGGGATTCGCGTTCGCGCGGGGCCTCGTCCACGTCGTGGCCGGCGAGCGCATGGCGGGCCGCTTCGCCGACGTCCGCGCCTACGTCGCGGGGCCGCCCCCGATGGTCGACGCGTGCCTGCGCCTGCTGCTGCGCGAGGCGCGGCTGCCGCCCGCCGACATCCGCTACGACAAGTTCAGCTGAGCGAAAGGAGCGGCGATGGGCCAGTACGATCGGCACGTGTTCGTCTGCACGGGCGGCGAGACGTGCCCGACGCAGGGCGACGTCGAGAAGTTCGTCAAGGTCCTCCGCGACGGGGCGCGCCAGGCCGGCAAGCAGGCGGACGTGCGCATCAACAAGTCCGGCTGCTTCTCGCAGTGCGGCCACGGCCCGATGATCGTCGTCTATCCCGAGGACGTCTGGTACGCGGGCGTCCGGGAGTCGGACCTCCCGGAGATCCTCGCCTCGCACATCGTCGGCGGCCGGCCCGTCGAGCGTCTCCGCTACGCCCCCGGGGTGCCGGGGCCGAACACGATCGAGCCCGCGAAGCAGGACGCGGCGCCCGCGCCGCGCGAGCCCGCGTGGACGCG
It includes:
- a CDS encoding Rieske 2Fe-2S domain-containing protein, whose protein sequence is MGQYDRHVFVCTGGETCPTQGDVEKFVKVLRDGARQAGKQADVRINKSGCFSQCGHGPMIVVYPEDVWYAGVRESDLPEILASHIVGGRPVERLRYAPGVPGPNTIEPAKQDAAPAPREPAWTRVCASGDVPANGMKEFAVDGVGVLVVHTGDAFVAFQAMCPHEAVPLEQGVHDGAVLTCLEHMWQFDVRTGAPLGDAQTALRGYRLQEERGELYVGLDS
- a CDS encoding LLM class flavin-dependent oxidoreductase; the encoded protein is MALRFGVFDHIEPVPGLRLDRIYRERLLQIERLDAAGFYAYHLAEHHTPAIHSLAPSQNVFLGAVAQRTRHLRFGPCVYVLPLHHPLRLIEEISMLDNLSGGRLEIGVGRGGVMEAYFWGQEADPETNYARYLETLAIIREGLSHDRLTYAGRFHSFEDLPMYLRPLQTPYPPLWYMRNPVTAAMDGMHTIIVGSLDGLAVAVPRYRATWEEHQGVGALTVQGDAPMIGLVVHLVVAETDDEAIRIATPAWEKYRWNLAAPRRLEAEKRGLSQFMSTKDGSFGFVGDRPTGLPTRELRRDIDAELERFDQQAGRPHPNRLGGVALAGSPAAVREYMDEYLATGANYFVCSFQWGDLTHEHAMRSIELFTAEVMPRYTPRSVAARAHPAPDAR
- a CDS encoding 2Fe-2S iron-sulfur cluster binding domain-containing protein, producing the protein MKIAVKARNGARDFECAAGEKILHAALRGGVELSYECATGTCGTCKARLVSGRVESEWPAAPGTRYLKGEAELLTCQSVALDDCALEVAALKSREPDAPVPRALAGTVRGRRPLTHDVVAFDLDLDGALDFAAGQFALLTVPGIAGARAYSMVNFDRRAERLSFVVKKKPGGAVSEWLFGDGVEGARLGVFAPLGHATFHPPVPRHVLCVAGGSGIAGMMSILSLACREAHFAGWDGHVFFGVRTARDGFFLDELEAFRARYPARLSVTVALSDEDVPASLPAAYPGFAFARGLVHVVAGERMAGRFADVRAYVAGPPPMVDACLRLLLREARLPPADIRYDKFS